The following coding sequences lie in one Nitratireductor mangrovi genomic window:
- a CDS encoding GIY-YIG nuclease family protein, with translation MRIVFSENYNLREQEIKFVQGVVGLYFIYLERLAVPYPFSSSRLIYIGMSESRQNSIGLRLRGHLTGQSGNLGIRNYAARHSTKFSYYSLDVLRRGGTGDLFQLESFFLRDFQAHLGCFPICNGQAGIERADVPLVPLELRVDWRFFDESSATET, from the coding sequence GTGCGGATCGTTTTCTCAGAAAACTACAACTTACGCGAACAGGAGATCAAGTTTGTGCAGGGGGTTGTGGGGTTATACTTCATTTATCTGGAGCGGCTGGCGGTCCCATATCCGTTCAGCTCCTCTCGTCTCATCTATATCGGGATGAGCGAATCGAGGCAGAACAGCATCGGGTTGCGGCTTCGCGGCCACCTTACCGGGCAGTCAGGGAATCTCGGAATTCGCAATTACGCAGCCCGCCACTCGACCAAATTCTCATACTACTCGCTCGACGTGCTACGGCGCGGCGGAACGGGCGACTTGTTCCAACTCGAAAGCTTCTTTCTGAGGGATTTTCAGGCCCACCTGGGGTGCTTCCCAATCTGTAATGGCCAAGCGGGCATCGAGCGGGCGGACGTGCCATTGGTTCCTCTGGAGCTGAGAGTGGACTGGCGCTTTTTCGATGAATCGTCGGCGACAGAAACTTAG
- the folE gene encoding GTP cyclohydrolase I: MLNKMIIPDHTCDSVPVSDRIRARLKAAGHTFRANDNIAAFIEDGELEGLCLEVEDRMNAVLDALVIDTENDHNTVDTAQRVARMFVDEVFGGRYRPAPPVTSFPNVSQLNELMIVGPLTVRSACSHHLCPIMGTMWIGVLPCKEAELIGLSKFARLCDWIMSRPQIQEEAVIMLADELEKRIRPEGLAIVMEADHFCMHWRGVKDEQPVMTTSIMRGAFMQNEALRREFLDLRKRCGE; encoded by the coding sequence GTGCTCAATAAGATGATCATTCCCGACCATACCTGCGACAGCGTTCCGGTCTCTGACCGCATTCGCGCACGTTTGAAGGCTGCCGGACACACCTTCCGGGCCAATGACAACATCGCGGCTTTCATCGAGGATGGTGAACTGGAAGGACTTTGCCTGGAAGTCGAGGACCGGATGAATGCGGTGCTTGACGCGCTAGTGATCGACACGGAGAACGATCACAACACCGTTGACACGGCGCAGCGCGTAGCGAGGATGTTTGTCGATGAGGTGTTTGGAGGACGGTATCGCCCGGCTCCGCCCGTCACCAGCTTTCCCAACGTCTCACAGCTGAATGAACTGATGATCGTCGGCCCGCTCACGGTACGCAGTGCCTGCTCCCACCATCTGTGTCCGATCATGGGAACGATGTGGATCGGCGTCCTGCCCTGCAAGGAGGCTGAACTGATCGGCCTGTCCAAGTTCGCCCGCCTCTGCGACTGGATCATGAGCCGGCCGCAGATTCAGGAAGAGGCCGTGATCATGTTGGCCGATGAACTTGAAAAACGCATCCGGCCCGAAGGGCTGGCAATCGTGATGGAGGCGGACCATTTCTGCATGCACTGGCGTGGGGTCAAGGATGAGCAGCCGGTCATGACGACGTCCATCATGCGAGGCGCGTTTATGCAGAACGAGGCGCTCAGACGTGAATTTCTCGACCTGCGCAAAAGGTGCGGGGAGTGA
- a CDS encoding RNA polymerase sigma factor, with amino-acid sequence MHTAVEQLASALTEDVPDTELARRAAQKDGAAFEAIMRRHNQLLFRTARGIVRSDGEAEDVAQEAWMQVWRSLSGFRSESKLSTWLVRITVNEALGRLRGKRSQIIPLEIAMMSSDNDTRKALTEAPDRGPEHSVERSRLRALIEARIAVLPEVFRSVFMLRAIEEMSVDEVAEVLDIPAATVRTRYFRARALLRESLAQEMDVAIGEAFSFAGERCDRVVAGVMARARVEGLCK; translated from the coding sequence ATGCATACGGCCGTAGAGCAACTAGCATCTGCTTTAACGGAAGATGTTCCGGATACCGAACTGGCCAGGCGTGCAGCACAAAAGGACGGTGCCGCCTTCGAGGCGATCATGCGTCGTCACAACCAGCTCCTGTTTCGCACGGCGCGCGGTATCGTCCGCAGCGACGGTGAAGCAGAAGACGTCGCACAGGAAGCATGGATGCAGGTTTGGCGCTCTCTCTCAGGCTTTCGGTCAGAAAGCAAGCTCTCCACCTGGCTGGTTCGCATCACCGTCAACGAGGCGCTGGGTCGGTTGCGCGGGAAGAGATCGCAGATAATTCCACTGGAGATAGCCATGATGTCGTCCGACAACGACACACGGAAGGCGCTGACGGAGGCGCCGGATCGCGGACCGGAGCATTCGGTCGAACGGTCCCGGCTCCGCGCTCTGATAGAGGCGCGCATCGCGGTTCTGCCCGAAGTATTTCGCAGCGTCTTCATGCTTCGCGCAATCGAGGAGATGAGCGTCGATGAGGTGGCGGAGGTGTTGGACATTCCCGCAGCCACAGTCCGCACACGCTATTTCCGCGCCCGTGCCCTTCTGCGCGAAAGCCTTGCGCAGGAGATGGATGTCGCCATCGGCGAGGCCTTCAGTTTTGCCGGTGAGCGCTGTGATCGCGTCGTCGCGGGCGTCATGGCTCGAGCCCGGGTGGAAGGTCTTTGCAAGTGA
- a CDS encoding FAD-dependent oxidoreductase yields the protein MANTQDADRGHDLTQGVTLADFNGRQMLRGHVGKASVLLARVGEEVLAVDASCTHYGGALDQGLITEETVRCPLHHACFSLRTGEALGAPAFDPLSCWKVVRDSERIVVREKSATPPRKFPSTHEPRAIVIIGAGAAGFACAEMLRRRGYEGELTLLSADKDAPYDRPNLSKDYLAGDAPPEWMPLRPDEFYQKYDIDLQLGVSVSAIDVQARRVVLEGGRVLEFDRLLIATGAEPVRPPIPGADLPHVFTLRSFADGRALSAAAEKAKSAVVLGSGFIGLETAAALRQRGLNVHVVTLDARPLEKVLGPALGDFIAGLHEGHGVTFHMRTSIKTISANAVTLSSGAKIEADLVVMGAGVRPRTTLAEKAGLSVDNGVLVDERLQTSVPGIYAAGDVARWPGPQHTETMRVEHWVVAERQGQVVAANMLGDDSPFGDTPFFWSTHYDVTIRYVGHAEDWDVAAVDGDVSSCDASISYRRDGQTLAVATLGRDMEALTRRRHLPAAE from the coding sequence ATGGCCAATACGCAGGACGCGGATAGGGGCCACGATCTTACCCAGGGGGTGACACTGGCTGATTTCAACGGCCGACAGATGTTGCGCGGGCATGTGGGGAAAGCCTCCGTCCTGCTTGCACGCGTCGGTGAAGAGGTGCTGGCAGTCGATGCCAGTTGCACGCACTACGGAGGCGCGCTGGATCAGGGCTTGATCACCGAGGAAACGGTGCGCTGCCCGCTGCATCACGCCTGTTTCTCGCTGCGCACCGGCGAAGCTCTCGGTGCTCCTGCCTTTGACCCGTTGTCATGCTGGAAGGTGGTGCGAGATAGCGAGCGGATTGTCGTTCGCGAGAAGTCAGCGACCCCGCCGCGCAAGTTTCCCAGCACTCACGAACCGCGTGCCATTGTGATCATTGGCGCGGGGGCTGCCGGTTTTGCATGTGCCGAGATGCTGCGCAGAAGGGGCTATGAGGGAGAGCTCACCCTGCTGAGTGCTGACAAGGACGCGCCTTACGACCGGCCGAACCTGTCCAAGGACTATCTGGCCGGCGATGCGCCGCCCGAATGGATGCCGCTCAGGCCGGATGAGTTTTACCAGAAATACGACATCGATCTGCAACTGGGGGTGTCGGTTTCCGCCATCGACGTGCAGGCGCGCCGCGTAGTGCTGGAGGGCGGGCGTGTTCTGGAGTTCGACCGCCTCCTGATCGCGACGGGAGCGGAACCGGTTCGCCCGCCGATCCCCGGCGCCGACCTGCCGCATGTATTCACGTTACGCAGCTTTGCTGACGGTCGCGCGCTTTCCGCGGCGGCGGAGAAAGCAAAGTCAGCCGTGGTTCTGGGGTCGGGTTTTATTGGTCTCGAGACAGCGGCCGCGCTCAGGCAGCGTGGGCTGAACGTGCATGTGGTGACGCTGGATGCCCGTCCGCTTGAGAAGGTGCTTGGGCCGGCACTGGGCGATTTCATTGCCGGGTTACACGAAGGTCATGGTGTCACATTCCATATGCGGACTTCGATCAAGACGATCTCCGCCAATGCGGTGACGCTCTCATCAGGTGCCAAGATTGAGGCGGACTTGGTTGTCATGGGCGCAGGTGTTCGCCCGCGCACCACACTGGCGGAGAAGGCCGGGCTGTCAGTCGACAACGGGGTTCTCGTTGATGAGCGGCTTCAGACGTCTGTTCCCGGCATCTACGCAGCCGGCGACGTGGCGCGATGGCCAGGCCCGCAGCACACCGAAACAATGCGCGTCGAACATTGGGTTGTGGCGGAGCGCCAGGGGCAGGTGGTTGCCGCAAACATGCTCGGGGACGACAGCCCATTTGGCGACACGCCTTTTTTCTGGAGTACACATTACGATGTCACCATTCGCTATGTGGGTCATGCCGAAGACTGGGATGTTGCGGCCGTCGATGGCGATGTTTCGTCATGCGATGCCAGCATTAGCTACCGGCGGGACGGGCAAACGCTGGCTGTTGCCACGCTGGGGCGCGATATGGAGGCGCTGACCAGAAGGCGGCACCTGCCCGCAGCCGAATGA